Proteins encoded together in one Impatiens glandulifera chromosome 1, dImpGla2.1, whole genome shotgun sequence window:
- the LOC124913118 gene encoding bidirectional sugar transporter N3-like: MALASHPLAFAFGIIGNIISVMVFLSPINRKSTQGFQVAPYVVGLISAMLILYYAWLKVDDVILLITINAFGCLVESIYIGIYIFYAPRKVTSVGCVIGTLRGFWVIVMLTQVLKQVIQTGSVEFMPLTLTLTLTSMIVYWIYRSVSSNNATAAGGVGSVNLPVVVGDNIEELV; the protein is encoded by the exons ATGGCTCTAGCTTCTCATCCATTGGCCTTTGCTTTTGGCATCATCG gtAATATTATATCTGTTATGGTCTTTCTCTCCCCCAT AAATAGAAAGTCTACGCAAGGGTTCCAAGTGGCCCCTTACGTCGTAGGACTGATTAGTGCCATGCTAATATTGTATTACGCGTGGCTAAAGGTCGACGACGTAATACTTTTGATTACGATTAACGCATTTGGATGTTTGGTGGAGTCGATCTACATCGGCATCTACATATTTTATGCACCCAGAAAg GTCACCTCTGTGGGATGTGTTATAGGGACTTTGAGAGGATTTTGGGTTATTGTTATGCTAACACAAGTTCTG aAACAGGTGATACAGACGGGCAGCGTGGAGTTTATGCCCCTCACCTTGACTCTTACACTCACCTCG ATGATAGTTTATTGGATATATAGGTCTGTCTCGTCCAATAATGCTACTGCTGCTGGAGGAGTTGGATCGGTAAATTTACCCGTGGTTGTAGGGGATAATATTGAAGAGTTAGTATAA